The following proteins are encoded in a genomic region of Pyxicephalus adspersus chromosome 9, UCB_Pads_2.0, whole genome shotgun sequence:
- the BRD7 gene encoding bromodomain-containing protein 7: MPAPMYVSMVSAVEPQQQQKELSVRRRDVITGIRKKILKGAVADMGKKHKKHKGEKHGYEGKEDVRVPAESRKGAQAANAEKKKDKKYVEKPLKLVLKVGTGEVKELSTARAAALPQGFHEDKADHDKHRDKKKKKKKKNEKTVSPGEEKKKKKDDKKKKDKSQHDSDPDNEHSLHSPLRPDLPAISDSSIGKPEEDQTPLQEALNQLVRQLQRKDPSSFFAFPVTDFIAPGYSMIIKNPMDFSTIKEKIRNNDYDSIEELKENFKQICHNAMIYNKPGTIYFKAAKKLLNSGMKILSQERIQSLKQSIEFMADLQVPGKDKENPDSKGNENMEDTKEESMDTSDFTAFKTPVKDFKRKDKDQSEDKQRVNDGLSEKEQEQIDQIIKDSFGKLTKRAANSRLEFERRKQDGTTTLALFNPGDTLLEPGHGTAILGSTAGRLQTGVNCLQGFKEDKRNKVTPVLYLNYGPFTSYAPSYDSTFANIGKDDSDLIYTMYGEDPNPQGNFSLQEFLENLKSQPYGMVDCVLDAFSDGEYSRTEREQNKAAVSESSARSDSVGTTDQFASLKSVFGVELFEENFESEESEKFQKKLDETTKLLWELQEVQNERLSTKPPPNMVCLLAPSAKEVQIAEKVNENLKELAQQVHPGDIASVSGIRKAMGIISPYVDTEEMIVDLTTDNQESQAIPKNKSECLQIAT; encoded by the exons ATGCCAGCACCAATGTACGTCTCTATGGTTTCTGCTGTGGAACCGCAACAACAACAAAAGGAATTGTCGGTCCGCCGGCGTGACGTCATTACGGGAATACGGAAGAAGATTCTGAAAGGAGCTGTGGCCGATATGGGGAAGAAACATAAGAAACACAAGGGCGAAAAGCATGGCTATGAGGGAAAAGAAGACGTGCGTGTACCGGCGGAAAGTC gcaaAGGAGCACAAGCAGCAAatgcagagaagaaaaaagacaaaa AATATGTGGAAAAACCATTAAAACTTGTCTTAAAAGTTGGTACTGGGGAAGTGAAAGAACTGTCCACAGCTCGGGCAGCAGCTCTGCCACAAGGCTTCCATGAAGACAAGGCAGACCATGACAAACACAgagacaagaagaagaagaaaaagaagaaaaatgagaaaacGGTTAGTCCGGGtgaggagaaaaagaagaaaaag GatgataaaaagaagaaagataaaaGTCAACATGACAGTGACCCAGATAATGAACATTCCCTCCATTCACCACTTAGACCGGATTTACCAGCAATATCTGATTCTTCCATAGGGAAGCCAGAAG AAGATCAGACTCCACTGCAAGAGGCATTGAATCAGCTTGTCAGACAGTTGCAAAG aaaggatcccagctctttctttgctttccctGTCACGGACTTTATTGCTCCTGGTTATTCGATGATTATTAAAAACCCAATGGACTTCAGCACAATAAAGGAAAAGATTAGAAACAATGACTATGACTCCATTGAAGAGCTAAAG GAAAACTTCAAGCAAATTTGTCACAATGCCATGATTTACAACAAGCCTGGAACCATTTATTTTAAGGCTGCCAAGAAGCTGCTGAACTCAGGAATGAAGATTCTTAGTCAG GAAAGAATCCAGAGTTTAAAACAGAGTATTGAGTTTATGGCAGATCTTCAGGTGCCTGGGAAGGACAAAGAAAATCCAGATTCTAAGGGAAATGAGAATATGGAGGATACAAAAGAAGAATCAATGGACACTAGTGATTTTACTGCCTTCAAAACACCAGTCAAGGATTTTAAGAG AAAAGATAAAGATCAGTCAGAAGACAAGCAGAGGGTAAATGATGGACTATCTGAAAAAGAGCAGGAACAGATTGACCAAATCATCAAAGATTCTTTTGGTAAATTAACAAAGCGAGCAGCCAACAGTCGG CTGGAGTTTGAGAGAAGAAAGCAAGATGGAACTACAACCTTGGCTTTGTTCAACCCTGGGGACACATTATTGG aaccagggcATGGAACTGCCATTCTTGGTTCCACAGCTGGCCGACTTCAAACAGGTGTAAATTGCTTGCAAGGATTCAAAGAAGACAAACGTAACAAAGTCACTCCAG TGTTATACTTGAATTATGGACCATTCACCTCCTATGCTCCATCGTATGACTCAACCTTTGCAAACATTGGCAAGGATGATTCTGATCTAATTTATACAATGTATGGAGAGGACCCCAACCCTCAGGGAAATTTCAG cctACAAGAGTTCTTAGAGAATTTAAAGAGCCAACCTTATGGAATGGTGGACTGTGTTCTCGATGCTTTCAGTGATGGAGAATATTCAAGAACAGAAAGAGAGCAGAACAAG gcAGCAGTAAGTGAAAGCTCAGCAAGGTCGGACAGTGTTGGCACCACTGACCAGTTTGCAAGTTTAAAGTCTGTGTTTGGTGTGGAATTATTTGAAGAGAATTTTGAATCGGAAG AATCAGAGAAATTCCAGAAGAAGTTGGATGAAACCACTAAATTACTTTGGGAGTTACAAGAAGTTCAAAATGAGCGCCTAAGTACAAAACCTCCTCCAAATATGGTTTGTCTGCTAGCTCCATCTGCAAAGGAAGTTCAGATTG ctgaaaaaGTGAATGAGAACCTGAAAGAACTGGCCCAGCAAGTACACCCAGGGGACATTGCCAGTGTTTCTGGAATCCGGAAGGCTATGGGAATTATCAGTCCATATGTGGACACAGAAGAGATGATAGTGGATCTGACAacag ATAATCAAGAAAGCCAGGCAATACCTAAAAACAAAAGCGAGTGCCTGCAGATTGCAACATAG